In Haloplanus rubicundus, one DNA window encodes the following:
- a CDS encoding MFS transporter, producing MSAEQRVEIPWSSAAFRTILACSLIGVMGVPLISPILPELRTVFGISDTQAGLIITAYTLPGVFLTPFIGLLSDHFGRRPVVLPLLFLFGLSGAAIGFAPAFEVVLLLRLLQGVGASGLMVLAITLIGDFYDGPQRHAVIGVNGSAIGIGAASYPLIGGALASVGWNVPFAFFGVSLVVGVVALFSLTEPAIDDPPSFRVYAGRLASAAFVPEALGLWLAAFFTFFLFYGGVLTTLSLLLSDVYGLAAGEIGLLFSMVSLANATMASQYGRVSGFLPARQLVALGFVGFGVSLLGVWAAATPVAIGAMLVCFGLGFGVVMPSLDTTTAGLVSGQLRASMLGVLTSMLWLGQTVGPVVFTGIAQNAFARPVAGYRFLLLFWGTGALLGGLSVFAYLVRRTETTTTHSDTS from the coding sequence ATGTCCGCAGAGCAGCGTGTCGAGATTCCCTGGTCGTCCGCCGCCTTCCGGACGATACTCGCCTGTTCGCTCATCGGCGTCATGGGCGTCCCGCTCATCAGTCCCATCCTGCCGGAACTCCGGACCGTGTTCGGTATCTCCGATACGCAGGCCGGGCTCATCATCACGGCCTACACCCTCCCGGGCGTGTTCCTCACGCCCTTTATCGGGCTGCTCTCGGATCACTTCGGCCGCCGACCCGTCGTCCTGCCGCTGCTCTTCCTGTTCGGCCTGTCCGGCGCCGCCATCGGCTTCGCCCCGGCCTTCGAGGTCGTGTTGCTCCTCCGTCTCCTGCAGGGGGTCGGCGCGAGCGGCCTGATGGTGCTGGCGATCACCCTCATCGGCGACTTCTACGACGGTCCACAGCGTCACGCGGTCATCGGCGTCAACGGCAGCGCCATCGGCATCGGCGCGGCGTCGTACCCGCTGATCGGCGGCGCCCTCGCCTCCGTCGGCTGGAACGTCCCCTTCGCCTTCTTCGGGGTCAGCCTCGTCGTGGGCGTCGTCGCCCTCTTTTCGCTCACCGAGCCCGCCATCGACGACCCGCCGTCGTTTCGCGTCTACGCGGGTCGGCTGGCGTCTGCAGCCTTCGTCCCGGAGGCGCTCGGCCTCTGGCTCGCGGCCTTCTTCACCTTCTTTCTCTTCTACGGCGGCGTCCTCACGACGCTCTCGCTCCTTCTGAGCGACGTCTACGGGCTCGCGGCCGGGGAGATTGGCCTGCTGTTCAGCATGGTGTCGCTGGCCAACGCCACCATGGCGTCGCAGTACGGTCGGGTGTCGGGCTTTCTCCCCGCGAGACAGCTCGTCGCGCTCGGGTTCGTCGGGTTCGGCGTCAGCCTGCTCGGCGTCTGGGCCGCCGCGACGCCCGTCGCCATCGGCGCGATGCTCGTCTGTTTCGGCCTCGGCTTCGGCGTCGTGATGCCCTCGCTCGACACCACGACCGCCGGCCTCGTCTCCGGCCAACTGCGGGCGAGCATGCTCGGCGTCCTGACGAGCATGCTCTGGTTGGGTCAGACCGTCGGCCCCGTCGTGTTCACCGGTATCGCCCAGAACGCGTTCGCGAGGCCCGTCGCCGGCTACCGGTTCCTGTTGCTGTTCTGGGGCACCGGTGCGCTCCTCGGCGGGCTGAGCGTCTTCGCCTATCTGGTGCGCCGAACCGAGACGACCACGACCCACTCCGACACGTCGTGA